From Onychostoma macrolepis isolate SWU-2019 chromosome 05, ASM1243209v1, whole genome shotgun sequence, one genomic window encodes:
- the haus4 gene encoding HAUS augmin-like complex subunit 4 isoform X2, with amino-acid sequence MAIIRELVEMKQRLSSELLQHLKKKAVGILTYYQPERENESEGLRSVKLSKLPELLDAEQKRAESLTEKNRENVTLLQRQTHTNLSSRDAGSSAGHLHKRQDSGS; translated from the exons ATGGCCATCATCCGG GAGCTGGTGGAGATGAAGCAGAGGTTGTCATCAGAGCTCCTGCAGCATCTGAAGAAGAAGGCCGTCGGTATCCTGACGTACTATCAGCCGGAGCGGG AGAATGAAAGCGAGGGTCTCAGGAGCGTGAAGCTTTCCAAACTTCCTGAACTGCTGGACGCTGAACAAAAGAGAGCCGAGAGCCTTACAGAGAAAAACCGAGAGAACGTCACGTTACTGCAGCGACAAACACACACGAACCTGTCT AGCCGAGATGCTGGAAGTTCAGCTGGACACCTACACAAGAGACAAGATAGCGGCTCATAA
- the haus4 gene encoding HAUS augmin-like complex subunit 4 isoform X1, with translation MAIIRETLYINKELVEMKQRLSSELLQHLKKKAVGILTYYQPERENESEGLRSVKLSKLPELLDAEQKRAESLTEKNRENVTLLQRQTHTNLSSRDAGSSAGHLHKRQDSGS, from the exons ATGGCCATCATCCGG GAGACACTTTACATCAACAAG GAGCTGGTGGAGATGAAGCAGAGGTTGTCATCAGAGCTCCTGCAGCATCTGAAGAAGAAGGCCGTCGGTATCCTGACGTACTATCAGCCGGAGCGGG AGAATGAAAGCGAGGGTCTCAGGAGCGTGAAGCTTTCCAAACTTCCTGAACTGCTGGACGCTGAACAAAAGAGAGCCGAGAGCCTTACAGAGAAAAACCGAGAGAACGTCACGTTACTGCAGCGACAAACACACACGAACCTGTCT AGCCGAGATGCTGGAAGTTCAGCTGGACACCTACACAAGAGACAAGATAGCGGCTCATAA